One genomic window of Actinoplanes lobatus includes the following:
- a CDS encoding FtsW/RodA/SpoVE family cell cycle protein: protein MSRIRQWKTRRNAELGLLAFAMLLVAAFGATVEANQFDEIRPNFWVPAALIGILFLGLHVVVRFTAPFADPVLLPAVALINGIGVAFLRRLDIARAIANDEPVPGFFAETGGRQLAWTLLSLILAAVLLLLLRDHKVISRYAYTLGLVGIVLMMIPAVLPGSISEVNGAKLWIRLGSVSIQPGEFAKLALVSFFAYYLVRKREVLSLASHRFLGIDFPRGRDLGPVITVWLFSLLVLVFEKDLGTALLYFGLFVVTLYVATERSSWLIIGLVLFFGGVYVAYLLGSAIGGPFANFYDRAELWLDPFSQENYTRESGNSYQLVQGLLGLGTGGLFGTGPGAGSPGKVPEVRTDFIFAGLGEEIGLFGLAALLVIYLLIVERGLHAALAVRDSFGKLVAGGLAFTLGLQVFVILGGITGLIPLTGQTTPFLSAGGSSLMANWLLIAMLLRISDAARRPANSIAERISGPKKAPTQLHGAMTEVIKP, encoded by the coding sequence ATGTCGCGTATCCGGCAATGGAAGACGCGCCGCAACGCCGAGCTCGGACTGCTCGCCTTCGCCATGCTCCTCGTCGCCGCGTTCGGCGCGACGGTGGAGGCGAACCAGTTCGACGAGATCCGGCCGAACTTCTGGGTGCCGGCCGCGCTGATCGGCATCCTGTTCCTCGGCCTGCACGTGGTCGTCCGGTTCACGGCGCCGTTCGCCGACCCGGTGCTGCTGCCGGCGGTGGCACTGATCAACGGCATCGGGGTGGCCTTCCTGCGCCGCCTCGACATCGCCCGCGCGATCGCCAACGACGAGCCGGTGCCGGGGTTCTTCGCCGAGACCGGCGGCCGCCAGCTGGCCTGGACGCTGCTGTCGCTGATCCTGGCCGCGGTGCTGCTCCTGCTGCTGCGCGACCACAAGGTGATCTCCCGGTACGCGTACACCCTGGGCCTGGTCGGCATCGTGCTGATGATGATCCCGGCGGTGCTGCCCGGCAGCATCTCCGAGGTCAACGGCGCGAAGCTGTGGATCCGGCTCGGGTCGGTCTCGATCCAGCCGGGTGAGTTCGCCAAGCTCGCCCTGGTCTCCTTCTTCGCGTACTACCTGGTGCGCAAGCGGGAGGTCCTGTCACTGGCCAGCCACCGCTTCCTCGGCATCGACTTCCCGCGCGGCCGGGACCTGGGCCCGGTCATCACGGTGTGGCTGTTCAGCCTCCTCGTCCTCGTGTTCGAGAAGGACCTCGGCACCGCCCTGCTGTACTTCGGGCTCTTCGTCGTCACGCTGTACGTCGCCACCGAGCGGTCCAGCTGGCTGATCATCGGCCTGGTCCTGTTCTTCGGCGGCGTCTACGTGGCGTACCTGCTGGGCTCCGCGATCGGCGGCCCGTTCGCGAACTTCTACGACCGCGCCGAGCTGTGGCTCGATCCGTTCTCCCAGGAGAACTACACACGCGAGAGCGGCAACAGCTACCAGCTGGTCCAGGGCCTGCTCGGACTCGGCACCGGCGGCCTCTTCGGCACCGGGCCGGGCGCCGGTTCGCCGGGCAAGGTGCCCGAGGTCCGGACCGACTTCATCTTCGCCGGCCTCGGCGAGGAGATCGGCCTGTTCGGGCTCGCCGCGCTGCTGGTCATCTACCTGCTGATCGTGGAGCGCGGCCTGCACGCCGCGCTGGCGGTCCGCGACTCGTTCGGCAAGCTGGTCGCCGGCGGTCTGGCCTTCACCCTCGGCCTGCAGGTCTTCGTCATCCTCGGCGGCATCACCGGCCTCATCCCGCTGACCGGCCAGACCACCCCGTTCCTCTCCGCCGGTGGCTCGTCGCTGATGGCGAACTGGTTGCTCATCGCCATGCTGTTGCGGATCTCCGATGCCGCGCGACGGCCGGCGAACAGCATCGCCGAGCGGATCAGCGGACCGAAGAAGGCACCCACCCAGTTGCACGGCGCCATGACGGAGGTGATCAAGCCGTGA
- a CDS encoding FHA domain-containing protein FhaB/FipA, translated as MPEFVLTVARFGFLILLWIFVFTVVGVIRRDLFAGGRSKSIVASPRGVGGAVLQGRPAKAKRGKAARQLVVTAGQLAGTRITLGEAPITIGRAEDSTLVITDDFASARHARLVPREGQWFVEDLGSTNGTYLDRGKVSGPTPVPLGVPIRIGRTSLELRP; from the coding sequence TTGCCCGAATTCGTCCTCACCGTCGCCCGATTCGGTTTCCTCATCCTTCTGTGGATCTTCGTATTCACGGTGGTCGGGGTCATCCGGCGGGATCTCTTCGCCGGTGGCCGGTCCAAGAGCATCGTCGCCAGCCCTCGGGGGGTGGGTGGCGCGGTGCTCCAGGGTCGGCCGGCGAAGGCGAAACGCGGTAAGGCGGCGCGGCAACTCGTCGTGACCGCCGGTCAACTGGCCGGCACCCGCATCACGCTCGGTGAAGCCCCGATCACGATCGGTCGCGCCGAGGATTCGACGCTCGTCATCACGGATGACTTCGCGTCGGCCCGGCACGCCCGGTTGGTGCCCCGTGAAGGCCAGTGGTTCGTGGAGGACCTCGGCTCGACCAACGGCACGTACCTTGATCGCGGTAAGGTCTCCGGACCCACTCCAGTCCCCCTTGGCGTTCCGATCCGGATCGGGCGCACTTCTCTCGAGTTACGGCCATGA
- a CDS encoding aminodeoxychorismate/anthranilate synthase component II: MRILVIDNYDSFVFNLVQYLGQLGADCEVRRNDEISVAEVGGFGAAGILLSPGPGEPTRAGIMTDVIREYAGKLPMFGVCLGHQAIGAAFGATVARAPELLHGKTSDVHHKGVGVLAGLPDPFTATRYHSLAVVPETLPAEIEVTGTTESGVVMAMRHRELPIEGVQFHPESVLTEGGHTMLANWLAACGLPSALEKAPALAAEVETRRRSAFATA; this comes from the coding sequence GTGCGCATTCTGGTGATCGACAACTACGACTCGTTCGTCTTCAATCTGGTGCAGTACCTGGGCCAGCTCGGCGCCGACTGCGAGGTGCGGCGCAACGACGAGATCTCGGTGGCCGAGGTGGGCGGCTTCGGTGCGGCCGGCATCCTGCTGTCGCCCGGACCCGGCGAGCCGACCCGCGCCGGGATCATGACGGACGTCATCCGGGAGTACGCCGGGAAGCTCCCGATGTTCGGTGTCTGCCTGGGCCATCAGGCGATCGGCGCCGCGTTCGGGGCGACCGTGGCCCGCGCCCCCGAGCTGCTGCACGGCAAGACGTCCGACGTGCACCACAAGGGCGTCGGTGTGCTCGCCGGGCTGCCCGACCCGTTCACCGCGACCCGCTACCACTCGCTCGCCGTCGTGCCGGAGACCCTGCCCGCGGAGATCGAGGTGACCGGCACGACCGAGTCCGGTGTGGTGATGGCGATGCGGCACCGCGAGCTGCCGATCGAGGGTGTGCAGTTCCACCCGGAGTCGGTGCTGACCGAGGGCGGTCACACCATGCTGGCCAACTGGCTGGCCGCGTGCGGGCTGCCCTCCGCCCTGGAGAAGGCCCCGGCGCTGGCCGCCGAGGTGGAGACCCGCCGCCGCTCCGCCTTCGCCACCGCCTGA
- a CDS encoding serine/threonine-protein kinase has product MIRPGVTLGGRYRLEERIAGGGMGDVWRGTDDVLGRTVAVKILLPALLDEPGFAERFRGEARTMATINHPGVVDVYDYGSDQQIAFLVMEYVEGDALSRTLSRVGRLTPARTMALVAQAADALQAAHGNGIVHRDVKPGNLLVRPNGTLVLTDFGIARSALVGQLTVAGAVLGTASYISPEQAAGDVATPASDVYALGVVAYQCLSGHRPFDGATPIEIAMKHVRETPRPLPGDIPPAVRAIVERAMAKDPAARWPSASAMAAVARQAASSLTTNVQQPVVQPAPPVSPAPPMNRPQSGGPTAGAARAAVPRPVSGARGAASVPVPPSVAPPMSPAPYRQSAPPVNAYHPSAAKPESSFGRQVLVVLAVVLALLVLLCAGVISFLLRHGNGTTAGSNTLGYHSSSPAILRSDVVADPVSVASYRLTKADAQLGWIRPNEGRQTL; this is encoded by the coding sequence ATGATCCGCCCGGGGGTCACGCTCGGGGGGCGATACCGCTTGGAGGAGCGGATCGCCGGGGGCGGCATGGGCGACGTCTGGCGCGGCACGGATGACGTGCTGGGCCGTACCGTCGCGGTCAAGATCCTGCTGCCCGCCCTGCTCGACGAGCCGGGCTTCGCCGAGCGGTTCCGCGGTGAGGCCCGGACCATGGCGACCATCAACCACCCGGGCGTCGTGGACGTCTACGACTACGGCAGCGACCAGCAGATCGCGTTCCTGGTCATGGAGTACGTCGAGGGTGACGCCCTCTCCCGGACGCTGAGCCGGGTGGGCCGGCTGACGCCGGCACGGACCATGGCGCTCGTCGCGCAGGCCGCCGACGCACTCCAGGCCGCCCACGGCAACGGCATCGTGCATCGCGACGTCAAACCCGGAAACCTTCTGGTACGCCCGAACGGCACCCTGGTCCTGACCGACTTCGGCATCGCCCGCTCGGCACTCGTGGGCCAGCTGACCGTGGCCGGCGCGGTGCTGGGCACGGCGTCGTACATCTCCCCGGAGCAGGCCGCCGGCGACGTCGCCACCCCGGCCTCCGATGTGTACGCCCTCGGTGTCGTCGCCTACCAGTGCCTCTCCGGCCACCGGCCGTTCGACGGCGCGACCCCGATCGAGATCGCCATGAAGCACGTCCGGGAGACCCCGCGGCCGCTGCCCGGCGACATCCCGCCCGCGGTCCGCGCCATCGTGGAGCGCGCCATGGCCAAGGACCCGGCGGCCCGCTGGCCCAGCGCCTCGGCGATGGCCGCGGTGGCCCGGCAGGCGGCGTCCTCGCTGACCACGAACGTGCAGCAACCGGTCGTTCAGCCGGCCCCGCCGGTCAGCCCGGCTCCGCCGATGAACCGTCCGCAGTCCGGCGGCCCCACGGCCGGGGCGGCCCGGGCCGCGGTGCCCAGGCCGGTCTCCGGCGCCCGGGGAGCGGCGTCGGTGCCGGTCCCACCATCGGTGGCGCCACCGATGTCGCCGGCCCCCTACCGGCAGTCGGCTCCGCCGGTCAACGCCTACCATCCTTCGGCCGCCAAGCCGGAGAGCTCCTTCGGACGCCAGGTGCTGGTTGTCCTCGCCGTCGTACTGGCGCTTCTGGTGCTGCTCTGCGCCGGGGTCATCTCTTTCCTGTTACGACATGGCAACGGCACCACCGCCGGGAGCAACACGCTGGGCTATCACAGCAGCTCCCCGGCTATCCTCCGCTCGGACGTGGTCGCTGACCCTGTGTCGGTGGCGTCGTACCGTCTTACGAAAGCCGATGCCCAGCTCGGCTGGATCCGACCGAACGAAGGACGACAGACGTTATGA
- the pknB gene encoding Stk1 family PASTA domain-containing Ser/Thr kinase — protein MTAQARLLGGRYQVGELLGYGGMAEVHRGRDLRLGRDVAIKMLRTDLARDATFQERFRREAQNSAALNHPAIVAVYDTGEELSATGEKLPFIVMEFVNGRTLKEVLAQEQRLQPRRALEIIADIDAALEFSHRHGIIHRDIKPGNVMITQNGQVKVMDFGIARALASGATTMTQTSAVIGTAQYLSPEQARGESVDARSDVYAAGCVLFELVVGHPPFVGDSPVSVAYQHVREDPRTPSSINRDIPPDIDAIVLKALAKNPLNRYQSAQEMRADALRAVSGRPVMATPVMSQAETVAMTGGPRQQWQPQAATTMQRPVSPGMGAPQKPESRSSWVMAAVAGVAVLVVVVLGVALAMDRDKTPTNNEPQSIPMPTLVGLTLDQANAELNRVKLTNVSPQKPTTGEDCDGKIVKQFPDPGTTTELTQQVTYQVCNKPDEVPVPEGLVGGTSASAKKTLEGLGLEVDFRSVDSVAEKGQVLEVESEGEKVAPGTTITVKVSNNNLVIVPDVLKRSQETAEALLEENFLTFDVVYVQADGEPGTVMSQDPKAGKKVKKNTQVKLQVIAEPDPNTSGSPSPDPTGAGAGVEFD, from the coding sequence ATGACGGCGCAGGCCCGCCTGCTCGGCGGCAGGTACCAGGTCGGCGAGCTGCTCGGCTACGGCGGCATGGCAGAGGTGCACCGTGGCCGTGACCTCCGGCTCGGGCGCGACGTCGCGATCAAGATGCTGCGTACCGACCTGGCTCGCGACGCCACGTTCCAGGAGCGGTTCCGCCGCGAGGCACAGAACTCCGCGGCGCTGAACCACCCCGCCATCGTCGCCGTCTACGACACCGGTGAAGAGCTGTCGGCCACCGGCGAGAAGCTTCCGTTCATCGTGATGGAGTTCGTCAACGGACGGACCCTCAAGGAGGTGCTCGCCCAGGAGCAGCGCCTCCAGCCACGCCGGGCCCTCGAGATCATCGCCGACATCGACGCCGCGCTGGAGTTCAGCCACCGGCACGGGATCATCCACCGGGACATCAAGCCCGGCAACGTGATGATCACGCAGAACGGCCAGGTCAAGGTGATGGACTTCGGCATCGCCCGGGCGCTGGCCAGCGGTGCCACCACGATGACGCAGACCAGCGCGGTCATCGGCACGGCGCAGTACCTCTCCCCGGAGCAGGCGCGCGGTGAGTCGGTCGACGCCCGGTCCGATGTGTACGCCGCCGGTTGCGTCCTGTTCGAGCTGGTCGTCGGCCACCCGCCGTTCGTCGGTGACAGCCCGGTGAGCGTGGCCTACCAGCACGTCCGGGAGGACCCGCGGACGCCCAGCTCGATCAACCGCGACATCCCGCCGGACATCGACGCGATCGTGCTGAAGGCGCTGGCCAAGAACCCGCTCAACCGTTACCAGAGCGCTCAGGAGATGCGCGCCGACGCGTTGCGTGCCGTCTCCGGTCGCCCGGTGATGGCCACCCCGGTGATGAGCCAGGCCGAGACCGTGGCGATGACCGGCGGCCCGCGCCAGCAGTGGCAGCCGCAGGCCGCCACCACCATGCAGCGGCCGGTCTCGCCGGGGATGGGCGCGCCCCAGAAGCCGGAGAGCCGGTCGTCGTGGGTGATGGCCGCGGTGGCCGGCGTGGCCGTACTGGTCGTGGTGGTTCTCGGTGTGGCCCTGGCGATGGACCGCGACAAGACGCCCACCAACAACGAGCCGCAGTCGATCCCCATGCCCACCCTGGTTGGGCTCACCCTGGACCAGGCGAACGCGGAGCTGAACCGCGTCAAGTTGACTAATGTCTCTCCGCAGAAGCCGACGACCGGTGAGGACTGCGACGGGAAGATCGTCAAGCAGTTCCCGGACCCCGGTACCACCACGGAGCTCACCCAGCAGGTCACCTACCAGGTGTGCAACAAGCCGGACGAGGTGCCCGTGCCGGAGGGCCTGGTGGGTGGCACCAGCGCCTCGGCCAAGAAGACTCTGGAGGGCCTCGGTCTCGAGGTGGACTTCCGCAGTGTCGACAGCGTGGCCGAGAAGGGTCAGGTTCTCGAGGTCGAGAGCGAGGGCGAGAAGGTCGCGCCCGGCACCACGATCACGGTCAAGGTGTCGAACAACAACCTGGTGATCGTGCCGGACGTGTTGAAACGCTCCCAGGAGACCGCCGAGGCCCTGCTGGAGGAGAACTTCCTGACCTTCGACGTGGTCTACGTCCAGGCTGACGGCGAGCCGGGCACCGTGATGAGCCAGGACCCGAAGGCCGGCAAGAAGGTAAAGAAGAACACGCAGGTCAAGCTGCAAGTGATCGCCGAGCCTGACCCGAACACCAGCGGTTCCCCGTCGCCCGACCCGACCGGTGCGGGCGCCGGCGTGGAATTCGACTGA
- a CDS encoding FhaA domain-containing protein: MSSEPEEEPVSVLQRFEKRLEGLVEGAFAKVFKGVVHPVEILNAMQREAEAHKAILAGGRTLVPNRYVIDLSPYDHSRLAPYAAALAQELAQSQAEFIGEQAWTVYGDVIVEIERGDGLDTGMFRVTAEVYTGGEVAPVQQPAYDAGPQYSPYDQHQQGGYQQQHHGGPRSVGLVSGDGRTYPLQMGSTVIGRGDQANLRLPDVGISRRHARLDYDGNQVVLTDLGSTNGTMVNGQRVSAVALNPGDMIQLGTTTLTFRVDG; encoded by the coding sequence ATGTCCTCGGAACCCGAGGAGGAGCCGGTGAGCGTGCTGCAGCGCTTTGAGAAGCGATTGGAAGGCCTGGTCGAAGGGGCCTTCGCGAAGGTGTTCAAGGGTGTCGTGCACCCTGTGGAGATTCTGAATGCCATGCAGCGGGAGGCCGAGGCGCACAAGGCCATCCTCGCCGGTGGCCGCACCCTCGTGCCCAACCGCTATGTGATCGACCTGTCGCCATACGACCACAGTCGGCTGGCGCCCTATGCCGCCGCGCTGGCCCAGGAGCTGGCGCAGTCCCAGGCCGAGTTCATCGGTGAGCAGGCCTGGACGGTCTACGGCGACGTGATCGTCGAGATCGAGCGGGGCGACGGACTGGACACGGGCATGTTCCGGGTCACCGCGGAGGTGTACACCGGCGGCGAGGTCGCCCCGGTGCAGCAGCCCGCGTACGACGCCGGCCCGCAGTACTCGCCCTACGACCAGCACCAGCAGGGTGGCTACCAGCAGCAGCATCACGGTGGCCCGCGCAGCGTCGGCCTGGTCTCCGGCGACGGCCGGACCTACCCGTTGCAGATGGGCTCGACCGTGATCGGCCGCGGTGACCAGGCGAACCTTCGCCTGCCCGACGTCGGTATCTCGCGGCGTCACGCCCGGCTGGACTACGACGGCAACCAGGTCGTGCTGACCGATCTGGGCTCGACGAACGGCACCATGGTCAACGGCCAGCGGGTGTCCGCCGTCGCGCTCAACCCGGGCGACATGATCCAGCTCGGCACCACCACGCTCACCTTCCGAGTGGACGGCTAG
- a CDS encoding PP2C family protein-serine/threonine phosphatase — protein MTLTLRYAAQSDRGLIRDLNQDSVYAGPRLLAVADGMGGMAAGDVASNIVIAAMAPLDEDVPGDAMVDALRHAVGTANQQLRDTVDANPQLEGMGTTLTAVLFSGSKFGMVHIGDSRAYLLRKGEFSQITKDDTYVQMLVDEGRVSPEEASSHPQRSLLTRALDGRDIDPEYSVRQVLKGDRYLICSDGLSGVVSGETIGQTMRELADPKACVERLVQLALRGGGPDNITVIIADAVDGIVEQAPIVGGAASLDRGNTTVADSSTSAARAAALKPQPRPAQPEPATNGYDREPEPSGHPVRTALMVLVLLGVLGGGLWLGWKYTQDQYYVGSTDAGQLAIFQGVPGQIAGVDLSTVSETSQVSLEDLTPVAQERVKQGIHADSQTAARSTLAGLTSEEPTNPNLKPICNAAGVAPSAAASATPAKTTPAPSAAASESAPPSVDPVGCRTVD, from the coding sequence ATGACCCTGACCCTGCGCTATGCCGCTCAGAGCGACCGCGGTCTGATCCGAGACCTGAACCAGGACTCCGTCTACGCCGGGCCGCGACTTCTCGCTGTCGCGGACGGCATGGGCGGCATGGCCGCCGGTGACGTCGCGTCCAACATCGTTATCGCCGCCATGGCGCCACTCGACGAAGACGTCCCCGGGGACGCCATGGTCGACGCGCTCCGGCACGCCGTCGGGACCGCCAATCAACAGTTGCGGGACACCGTCGACGCCAACCCTCAGCTGGAGGGGATGGGGACCACGCTCACCGCGGTCCTCTTCTCCGGCAGCAAGTTCGGCATGGTGCACATCGGGGACTCCCGTGCGTACCTGCTGCGCAAGGGTGAGTTCTCGCAGATCACCAAGGACGACACGTACGTCCAGATGCTGGTCGACGAGGGCCGGGTCAGCCCCGAGGAGGCGAGCAGCCACCCGCAGCGGTCGCTGCTCACCCGGGCGCTGGACGGCCGGGACATCGACCCCGAGTACTCAGTGCGCCAGGTCCTCAAGGGCGACCGCTACCTGATCTGCAGCGACGGGCTCTCCGGCGTGGTCAGCGGGGAGACGATCGGGCAGACCATGCGTGAGCTCGCCGACCCGAAGGCGTGCGTGGAGCGGCTGGTGCAACTGGCCCTCCGCGGTGGCGGGCCGGACAACATCACCGTGATCATCGCCGACGCCGTCGACGGCATCGTCGAGCAGGCGCCGATCGTGGGCGGCGCGGCCTCCCTCGACCGGGGCAACACCACGGTCGCCGACAGCTCCACCTCGGCGGCCCGGGCCGCGGCGCTCAAGCCGCAGCCCCGCCCGGCGCAACCGGAACCGGCCACCAACGGCTACGACCGGGAGCCGGAGCCCTCCGGCCACCCGGTCCGGACCGCGCTCATGGTGCTGGTGCTGCTCGGAGTGCTCGGCGGTGGCCTGTGGCTGGGCTGGAAGTACACCCAGGACCAGTACTACGTCGGCTCGACCGACGCGGGTCAGCTCGCCATCTTCCAGGGCGTGCCGGGCCAGATCGCCGGGGTCGACCTGTCGACCGTGAGTGAGACCAGCCAGGTCAGCCTGGAGGACCTCACGCCGGTCGCCCAGGAACGCGTCAAGCAGGGCATCCACGCCGACAGTCAGACCGCCGCGCGTTCCACGCTGGCCGGCCTGACCAGCGAGGAGCCGACGAACCCGAACCTCAAGCCGATCTGCAACGCCGCCGGTGTCGCGCCGTCGGCCGCCGCCTCGGCAACGCCGGCGAAGACCACGCCGGCCCCGTCCGCCGCCGCCTCGGAGAGTGCTCCGCCGAGCGTCGACCCGGTCGGGTGCCGGACCGTCGACTGA
- a CDS encoding peptidoglycan D,D-transpeptidase FtsI family protein produces the protein MNAPLRRSGVVILVLFGLIFANLNWIQAYKADDYRTDPRNQRVQVAEYERPRGSIEAAGGVALAQNTETEGELKYQRVYPKKEIYAPILGYKPVDGAAVGIEAAENDILSGASDKLFADRLSDMFTGDSTGGGNIVLSINPRAQEVAWKQMTDNERGVTKGAAVAIDPATGAVQAMVSMPSYNPNPLANHDTAAARQAYDKLEADKDQPMLNRAVANTLPPGSVFKVIVSAAALEHNYNIGSELQAGSVYQEGGATIRNSEDEVCPGSTITLKKALTTSCNTAYSRLGVKLGRDVVIDTAKKWGFENEDLVVGDLESKKGLSVAASRTGAIANEDGSVDKAALAQSSLGQRDVRMTPLQGAMIAATVANNGSQMQPYLVQQQLDSDRRTIYTAKPKELREPIDSSVAKDLQEMMQSVVEEGTGKNARISGLTVGGKTGTAQNVAGADPHGWFVGYALDEDGKPVSAVCVMLENVPGGHASAEAARIAGLIMKAAAGQGGN, from the coding sequence GTGAACGCCCCCCTCCGACGCTCCGGTGTCGTCATCCTCGTCCTGTTCGGTCTGATCTTCGCCAACCTCAACTGGATCCAGGCGTACAAGGCCGACGACTACCGCACCGATCCGCGCAACCAGCGGGTCCAGGTCGCGGAGTACGAACGCCCCCGCGGTTCGATCGAGGCGGCCGGCGGTGTCGCCCTCGCCCAGAACACCGAGACCGAGGGCGAGCTGAAGTACCAGCGGGTCTACCCGAAGAAGGAGATCTACGCGCCGATCCTCGGCTACAAGCCGGTGGACGGCGCCGCGGTCGGCATCGAGGCGGCCGAGAACGACATCCTCTCCGGCGCCAGCGACAAGCTCTTCGCGGACCGACTCAGCGACATGTTCACCGGTGACAGCACCGGCGGCGGCAACATCGTTCTGTCGATCAACCCGCGTGCGCAGGAGGTCGCCTGGAAGCAGATGACCGACAACGAGCGCGGTGTCACCAAGGGCGCGGCGGTCGCGATCGACCCGGCCACCGGCGCCGTCCAGGCCATGGTGTCGATGCCGAGCTACAACCCGAACCCGCTGGCCAACCACGACACGGCGGCGGCCAGGCAGGCCTACGACAAGCTCGAGGCCGACAAGGACCAGCCGATGCTGAACCGTGCGGTGGCGAACACCCTGCCGCCCGGCTCGGTGTTCAAGGTGATCGTCTCGGCGGCCGCGCTGGAGCACAACTACAACATCGGCAGCGAGCTCCAGGCGGGCAGCGTCTACCAGGAGGGCGGCGCGACGATCCGCAACTCCGAGGACGAGGTCTGCCCCGGCAGCACGATCACGCTCAAGAAGGCCCTGACTACGAGCTGTAACACCGCGTACTCGCGGCTCGGCGTGAAGCTCGGCCGCGATGTGGTGATCGACACAGCGAAGAAGTGGGGCTTCGAGAACGAGGACCTCGTCGTCGGCGACCTGGAGAGCAAGAAGGGCCTGTCGGTGGCGGCCAGCCGGACCGGCGCCATCGCGAACGAGGACGGCTCCGTGGACAAGGCCGCGCTGGCCCAGTCCTCGCTCGGCCAGCGCGACGTCCGGATGACCCCGCTGCAAGGTGCCATGATCGCCGCGACGGTCGCCAACAACGGCAGCCAGATGCAGCCCTACCTGGTGCAACAGCAGCTCGACTCGGACCGCCGGACGATCTACACGGCCAAGCCGAAGGAACTGCGCGAGCCGATCGACTCCTCGGTCGCGAAGGACCTCCAGGAGATGATGCAGAGCGTCGTCGAGGAGGGCACCGGCAAGAACGCGCGGATCTCCGGGCTCACCGTCGGCGGCAAGACCGGTACCGCACAGAACGTCGCGGGCGCCGACCCGCACGGGTGGTTCGTCGGTTATGCCCTTGATGAGGACGGCAAACCGGTCTCCGCGGTGTGCGTCATGCTGGAGAACGTGCCCGGCGGGCACGCCAGTGCCGAGGCTGCCCGGATCGCCGGGCTCATCATGAAGGCCGCCGCGGGCCAGGGAGGGAACTGA